From the Acidovorax sp. NCPPB 3576 genome, the window AAACCCCGGGTCCGGCGCCTTGCCGGACGCGATGTACGGCGCGGCATCTTCCATCCGTTCCGGAAACCGTCCTTCGACCACCCGCTGGCACCAGCTTTCTTCGACCGGGTCGGAGAGACCGGCTTGAATCGGCGCGAAATCCGGCGCGCTGTCCACGGCCATGATGGTGCGGTGGTCTTCCGTGAGCTGGGACACGAACGCGACGTCCATGCCCAGCCGCGTGCGCAGCAGTTTCAGCACCTCCGGGACGGCGGCAGGAAGTTCAGGGTCGGCGGAGTCGCTGGTGGCGACCAGCAGCTCCGAAATCTTGACGTCGAGATCGTCGGGGTCATAGTCCAAAAGCATGCCTGCCAGTCTAAGCCAGAGCCTGCGTTCGGCGGAGCACCGGGCCGAATGATCATCATCGGCTTGAGAATTATTCTCATATACTGTGTGCAGCCAGCCAGGCGCCAACCCGTGGGGTGCGGCGCTCCGAGCCAGCGCCTTTCGTTCCCTGAATGATCCAGGTCTGCGCCTGTTCGCGTGGCGCACCCGCTGTCCGGCCCGTGGGTCATGGACTCCGCTTGCGGTGCCGCAAGCTGCCAGCGGTGCGGCCGATGGCTGGCCTGGTCTGTTGCAATCCCGAAGGAGGCTTGACCATGGCTGCCGATGCACCGCGCCCGGACACTGAAAACCCCACCGACGAGGAATACCGCCTGCCCTGCACCGAGGCGCTGCTGGCCAGCACGATGGCACTCATGACTGGCCACGCGCACACCGCCGAGGCGCCGTTTCGCGATGCCATGGCGCGCAAGATCATCGTGAACCTGCAGGCCCTGTCGCAGATGCCCGGGCTGACGTCGCACTTTCGCACCATGCTGCGCAGCCTGCAGACCCACTGGACCCCGGGGCCCGAGCGCCGTGCGGCAGCGCAAGAAAACCGTGACCCCGAGCCCCGCCCCCAGGCCCTGTGGCACGCGGCGCCAGAGGCGGTGCAGTAGGCCGGAGGCCCTGGGGCACTTGCGTAGAAAGTGGGCCTGGCCGCAGGCCGCTTCGACTCAACCGGCCATCTTGGTCGCCAGGATCGCCAGGCCGAAAAGAACGAGTGCCACGGGCAGAACGCGGGCCCGGGGCCGGGAGGCTTTCACCGCGATGGCGATCTGCACCAGGACCACGATGGCAAAAATCGCACTGGCGGCCACGATGGCGTTGCCGGACCCATTTTCGATGGCGTTGGCAGGGATGGACGGGTCCATCTCGTGCATGAAGTCGTATGGATTCCCTGGCAGCAGCGCCATGACCAGCAGGCCGAGGATGGACGCTACATGCAGGGTGATCCGCAAGAACTTGTTCATGGGTTTGCTGGTCATTGGCGATGAGTTTCCGCCGGCCCTATCGTTGATCCTCTCCCGAGACAAACCTGCATTCCTTCCCTCGATCCTGGTGCGATACCGCTGAGCCAGGGCTCAATACACCAGCCGCTCCGGACGCACTTCCTGCAGGATGGTCGTGGCGATTTCCTCGATGCTCTTGGTGGTGGTGGACAGCCAGCGGATGCCCGAGCGCCGCATCATCGCCTCGGCCTCGGATACCTCGTTGCGGCAGTTCTCCAGTGCTGCGTATTTGGAGTTGGGGCGCCGCTCGTTGCGGATCTGCGAAAGCCGCTCGGGCTGGATGGTCAGCCCGAAGATCTTCTTGCGGTGCGGCTCCAGCGCCGGGGGCAACTGGCGCCGCTCGAAGTCCTCGGGGATCAGCGGGTAGTTGGCCACTTTCAGGCCGCACTGCATGGCAAGGTACAGGCTGGTGGGGGTCTTGCCGCTGCGCGAGACGCCGACGAGGATCACATCGGCGCCGGCCAGGTCGCGGTGGCTCTGGCCGTCGTCGTGGTCCAGGCTGAAGTTGATCGCCTCGATGCGGTCGGTGTATTCCTTGCTCAGGCTCACGTCCGAAAAGCGCCCCACGCGGTGGTGCGACTTGGTGCCCAGTTCGGTCTCCAGCGGCCGGATGAAGGTGCCGAACATGTCCAGCAGCATGCCCTTGCAGCCTTCCTGAATCACGCGCAGCACGCCCATGTTGACCAGGGTGGTGAAGACGATGGGCTTCTTGCCTTCGACGTCTGCCGTGTGGTTGATCTGCCGCACGGCCTGGTGGGCCTTGTCCTCGGTGTCGATGAAGGGCAGTCGGACGTGGCGCGGCTTCATGTCGAACTGGGCCAGAATGGCGTTGCCGAAGGTTTCGGCGGTGATGCCGGTGCCGTCGGAGATGAAGAAAACGGTGCGCGTATGCATGGGCAAAATTTCGAAGGAGGGTGGGATGGGCCGTCAGCCCGCCGCCAGCGCGGCCGCGCAGGGCAAGCCTACAATGCGCCCATTATCCGAATTCTCACCATGCACTCCGGCGGCCTACAACCACAACACCAAAGCCAAACGCCGTGCATGGGCGCTCGCCCGCGATTGCTCCCCGGGAGCGCAGGCGCAGACCCAGTTTCAACTTCTGGAGCTTTCCCATGTCTGCACTCTTCAACGCGACCGCCCTGGTCGTTCCGTTTGAAAACCTGAGAATGACCGACGTCGAGTCGGTGGGTGGCAAAAATGCCTCCCTCGGCGAGATGATCTCCCAACTGCCCCAGGGCGTTCGCGTGCCCACGGGCTTTGCCACCACCGCCCACGCGTTCCGCCAGTTTCTCGCCCACGACGGCCTGGCCGACAAGATCAGCAAGCGCCTGGCCGCGCTGGACACCGAAGACGTGCGCGCCCTGGCCGCTGCGGGCGCCGAGATCCGCGCCATGGTCGAGGCACAGCCTTTCCCGGCCGACCTGCAGCAGGCGATCGCCGAAGCCTTCGCAAAACTGTCCGAAGGCAACCCCCAGGCGAGCTTCGCCGTGCGTTCTTCCGCCACCGCGGAAGACCTGCCCGACGCCTCGTTCGCCGGCCAGCAGGAAACCTTTCTCAACGTGGTCGGCATCGACGACGTGCTGCACAAGATGAAGGAGGTGTTCGCCTCCCTCTACAACGACCGCGCCATCAGCTACCGCGTGCACAAGGGCTTCGCACACGATGTGGTCGCCCTGTCGGCCGGCGTGCAGCGCATGGTGCGCTCCGACCTGGGCGCGGCGGGCGTGATGTTCACCATCGACACCGAGTCCGGCTTTGACCAGGTGGTCTTCATCACCAGCAGCTACGGCCTGGGCGAGACGGTGGTGCAGGGCGCCGTGAACCCCGACGAGTTCTATGTGCACAAGCCGATGCTGCAGGCCGGCAACAAGGCCGTGATCCGCCGCAACCTGGGCTCCAAGCTGGTGCAGATGGTCTTCGCCTCGGCCGAGGAGAAGGCCGCCACCGGCAAGCTGGTCAAGACGGTGGACGTGGCGACCGAGCAGCGCAACCGCTTCTCGCTGTCCGATGCCGATGTGGAGCAACTGGCCCACTACGCCCTGGTGATCGAGCAGCACTACGGCCGCCCGATGGACATCGAATGGGGCAAGGACGGCACCGACGGCCTGCTCTACATCCTGCAGGCGCGTCCCGAGACGGTGAAGAGCCAGTCCAAGGGCCAGGCCGAGCAGCGCTTCAAGCTGAAAGGCACCGGCACCGTGCTGGCCGAGGGCCGTGCCATCGGCCAGAAGATCGGCACCGGCCCCGTGCGCCTGGTGAGCGACATCGCCGAAATGGACAAGGTGCAGCCCGGCGACGTGCTGGTCACCGACATGACCGACCCCAACTGGGAGCCCGTGATGAAGCGCGCCAGCGCCATCGTCACCAACCGCGGCGGGCGTACCTGCCACGCGGCCATCATCGCGCGTGAACTGGGCATTCCGGCCGTGGTGGGCTGCGGCGACGCCACCAGCCTGCTCAAGGACGGCACGCTGGTCACCGTGAGCTGTGCCGAGGGCGACACCGGCAAGATCTACGACGGCCTGCTCGAAACCGAAGTGACCGAGGTGCAGCGCGGCGAAATGCCCAAGATCGGCACCAAGATCATGATGAACGTGGGCAATCCCCAACTGGCCTTCGACTTCTGCCAGTTGCCCAACGACGGCGTGGGCCTGGCCCGGCTGGAGTTCATCATCAACAACAACATCGGCGTGCACCCCAAGGCCATCCTGGACTACCCCGCCGTCGATGCCGACCTGAAGAAGGCGGTGGAATCGGTGGCGCGCGGCCACGCCTCTCCCCGTGCGTTCTACGTGGACAAGGTGGCCGAGGGCGTGGCGACCATCGCCGCCGCCTTCTGGCCCAAGCCGGTGATCGTGCGCCTGTCGGACTTCAAGTCCAACGAGTACCGCAAGCTCATCGGCGGCAGCCGCTACGAGCCCGAGGAAGAGAACCCGATGCTGGGCTTTCGCGGCGCGGCGCGGTACATCAGCGCCGATTTCGGCGAGGCGTTCGCGATGGAATGCGACGCCATCAAGCGCGTGCGCGGCGAGATGGGCCTGACCAACGTGCAGGTGATGGTGCCCTTCGTGCGCACGCTGGGCCAGGCCGACAAGGTCACCCAGCTGCTGGCCAAGCATGGCCTGAAGCGCGGCGAGGCCGATCTCAAGGTCATCATGATGTGCGAGGTGCCCAGCAACGCCGTGCTGGCCGACGAGTTCCTGCAGTACTTCGACGGCTTCTCGATCGGCTCCAACGACCTGACCCAGCTCACGCTCGGCCTGGACCGCGACTCGGGGCTCGAGTTGCTTGCGCAGGACTTTGACGAGCGCGACCCCGCCGTGCTGGCCCTGCTGACACGCGCCATCGCCGCCTGCAAGGCCCAGGGCAAGTACGTGGGCATTTGCGGCCAGGGCCCCAGCGACCATCCGGACTTCGCCGAGTGGCTGGCCAAGGAAGGCATCTCGTCGATCTCGCTCAACCCCGACAGCGTGATCGCCACCTGGCAGCAACTGGCCCGCTGACTGCCCCGGTCCGGCCACCATGCCCACGCGCCCAACGGCGGTCGAGGAGCCCGGGGCCGGACATCCCTTTCCGCCCGACCTGCACGATGCCCGCCACCTCTGGCTGAAGGCGGGCCTGCTGCTGGTGTGGGCGGCGGTGTCCTTCGGGGCTTGCTATTTCGCCCGCGACCTGCAGGTCATGGTGGGCGACTGGCCGCTGGGCTACTGGATCGCGTCGCAGGGCGCGGTGCTGGTGTTCATCGGCATCGTGGCGGCCTACTGCGCTGCGATGAACCATTTCGAGCGGCAGGACGCGAACGCGGCGGCCGATGCGGGCGCCGGGTCGCCCGCACCCGACGCGCCGCGCGCCAGTGCCCCTGGCAGCCCGCATGGCTGACGCGCACCAGGCCGCTTACGGCCGGCGGCTGCGCCGCATCCTCGCGCTCTACGTGGCCGGGGTGATCGCCTTCCTGGCCATCATGGCCTGGGCCGAGCAGCGCGGCCTGTCGCGCCACTGGATCGGCCCCATCTTCCTGTTCCTGTCCGTCATGGTCTATGCGGCCATCGGCGTGTATGGGCGCACGACCGATGCCGACGAGTACTACGTCGCCGGACGCCGCATTCCACCCGTGTACAACGGCATGGCGGCGGCGGCCGACTGGATGAGCGCGGCCTCGTTCATCAGCCTGTCGGGCGCGCTGTACCTGCAGGGGTTCTCGGGCGTGCCGGGGCAGGCCGGCGGGCTGGCCTACCTGTTGGGCTGGACGGGCGGGTTCTGCCTCGTGGCGCTGCTCATCGCCCCGCATTTGCGGGCCATGAACCTCTACACCATCCCGGAGTTTTTCCAGGTGCGCTTCGGCGGGCGCTGGCCCCGCGTGATCGCGGCGCTCGCGGCGGTGCTGTGTTCGTTCACCTACGTGGTGGCGCAGATCTACGGCGTGGGCCTGATCGCCTCGCGCCTGACGGGCGTGCAGTTCGAGATCGGCATCATGCTGGGCCTGGGCGGCGTGCTGCTGTGCTCCTTCCTGGGCGGCATGCGCGCCATCACCTGGACGCAGGTGGCGCAATACGTGATGCTGCTGCTCGCGTTCCTCATCCCCGTTTCCTGGCTGGCGTACAAACAACTGGGCAATCCCCTGGCGCCCCTGGTGTACGGCACGCAGATCGGCAAGATCGCCGAGATGGAGGCCCGACTGCTCGCCGACCCCGCGGAACAGCAGGTGGTGGCGGCCTACCAGGCGCGGGCCCAGGAGCTGCAGGCCCGGCTGCAGGACGTGGGCGCGGCGCTGGAGCGAGAGCGCGAAGCGGCCCGCCAGCGCATTCGCCAGTTGCGCGACCAGAACGCGGACGTCGGCCTCATCGTGGCGGCCAGCCGGGAGCTGGCGACCATGCCGCGCGACGAAGACGCGGCCCGCGAGCGCTGGGCCCGCGAGATGCGCGACAGCGAAGAGCGCGCCCGCCCCCTGGGCGGCCTGCCGCCGCACAGCCAGCCCTACGTGGGCGACCCGGACGGCCCGCCCGAAGCGCAGCGGGCGTATGAGGACACGCGGCGCAATTTCCTCGCGCTGATGTTCTGCCTCATGGTGGGCACGGCCGGGCTGCCGCACCTGCTCACGCGCTACTACACGGTGCCGTCGGTGGCGGCCGCGCGCTCTTCGGTGGCCTGGTCGCTGTTCTTCATCGCGCTGCTGTACCTCAGCGCGCCGGCGCTGGCGGTGCTGGTGAAGTTCGAGGTCATGAGCAACCTGGTCGGCAGCCCGTTCGATGCGCTGCCCAACTGGATCGGGCAGTGGGCGCGGGTGGATGCGGCGCTGCTGTCGGTGGAGGACGTCAATGGCGACGGCATCGTGCAGTTCGGCGAGATCCGCTTCGGCGCCGACCTGATCATGCTGGCCACACCGGAAATAGGCGGGCTGCCCTACGTCATCTCCGGGCTGGTGGCGGCCGGCGGCTTGGCGGCGGCGCTGTCCACGGCCGATGGCCTGCTGCTCACCATCAGCAATGCGCTGGTGCGCGATCTGTACTTTCACCAAACGGGTCGAAAGGCATCTCCCGAGCAGCGCGTGATCCTGACCAAGTTCACGCTGCTGGCGGTGGCGCTGTCCGCCGCATTCGTGGCGGCGCTCAAGCGCTCCGAAATTTTGCCCATGGTGTCGGCCTCGTTCTCGCTCGCCGCCTCGGCCTTCGTGCCGGCGATGGTGCTGGGCATCTTCTGGCGCGGCGCCACGCGGCAGGGCGCGGTGGCGGGCATGCTGTGCGGGCTGGGCGTGACGGTGTACTACCTGCTCTCGCATGTGGATGCCGTTCGCGCCGTGGTGCCTGCCGTGCTGCTGGCGGACGGCCTGTGGTTCGGCATCCAGCCGATCTCGGCCGGCGTGTTCGGCGTGCCGGTGGGGCTGTTGGCCACCTGGCTGGTGAGCCTGTTCAATCGGGCACCGGGGGCCGGTCCGTCGGTCCATTCGCGCCTTCCCGGGATGTGAGTGGCGCGGTGGTCCGGCGGTGCGCTGTGCCGGATGCCGGTTATGGATAAACCCGGATTCACAAAGCCCCGCCTGCGTGCGACGCTGCGCCCACCATCGGCACGGGCGCATGCCCCCACCGCCGCCGACAACACCAGGGGGGAACCGTGCTACTCGTCAAGACATCTGCAGGCCATCTGGCCTTGAAGGACCGCCACGGGGCGCTCACGTCCCGGCAGCGTTCGGCGTTCATCCTGTTCGATGGCAAGCGCACGCTGGCACAGGTGCTGGCAGCCACTGCCACCATGGGAATCGGCATCGACGATGTGCTGGCGATGGTCGGGCAAGGATTGCTTTCATTGCCGGACGGCAGCGTGCCGGATCTGCCGAACGCCTTGCCCGAGAGCGCACTGGCCGTGGCAGGCGAGCCCGGTGCGGCAACGCCTGCGGGCCCGGCTTCATCGCCCATGCAGCGCTACCAGGCCGCCTATCCGATCGCGACGGAAATCACGTCCAGCCTGGGGCTGCGCGGCTTTCGGCTGAACCTGGCGGTGGAGGGCGCGCAGAGTTTCGACGACCTCGCGGCGCTGGCGCCGAAGATCCGTGAACTGGTGGGGGACGAAAAATACCGGCGCCTGGAGCGGGCGCTGTTCGGCTGACCGGCCCCGCGCAGTGAGCCGGTCCTGCCGCAGCGCCGTGGCGTCGCGGCAGGAATGCCCGGATCAGGGCTGCACGTCCACGCGGCCGTAGGCGCCGTTCACGCCCTTGTTCGGACCCGCCACGTAGAACAGCGTGTTCAGCGGCTGCTGGTTCAAGCCGTTGCCGAACGCGATGCCGCGCACGCCGTCCAGCTGCAGGGTCGTTCCGTCCTTTTGCGCCAGGGCACCGTTCCATTCGCCCGTTGCAGGGTCGAACGCCTGCAGCGTGCCGTCGCCTTCATTGGCGACGATCAGGCGGCTGCTGGCCCCGGCGAAATTGCCCGGCGCCTGGGCGATGCCCCAGGGCGCGTTGAGCGTGGCGCCGGGCGTGACGATGCGCTGCGCCAGCGTGCCATCGGTGTTGAAGGCGTTCAGCGCGCCCAGGCCGGCGCCGGAAACGGCGTTGCGGCGGTTGGCGTCCTGCTGCGCATAGGTCACGTAGATGCGCGTGCCGATGGTCTGGATGCCGTAGGGCGCATAGTTGGCGGGCAGCTGCGGATCAGCGAAGCTGCCCGCCAGCTGCACCTTCTGGAAGCTGGTGTCGAACACATCGACCTTGTTGTTGCGGAAGTCGGTGGCATACAGGAAGTCCGCGCCGCTGCGGGTGGCCACGGCCAGGCCCTTGTACACCGCGCCGCCGCTGTCCCGGTAGGTCACGATGGAATTGGCCAGGTCGGCCGCGGGGCTCCAGCCCGAGAGGCTGCCGTCTTCGCTGGAAAACACGAAGCGGCTGGGGCCGGTCACGCCGTTCTTGGTGACCGGGAAGCTGCTGGTGCCGCTGAAGATGATGCCGGTGGGATTGGCCGGGGCGCTGCCGGCCGGGGGCACGGTCACCACCAGGGTCTGGGGCACGCCGTTGCCGTCATACAGCGTGG encodes:
- the ppsA gene encoding phosphoenolpyruvate synthase; the encoded protein is MSALFNATALVVPFENLRMTDVESVGGKNASLGEMISQLPQGVRVPTGFATTAHAFRQFLAHDGLADKISKRLAALDTEDVRALAAAGAEIRAMVEAQPFPADLQQAIAEAFAKLSEGNPQASFAVRSSATAEDLPDASFAGQQETFLNVVGIDDVLHKMKEVFASLYNDRAISYRVHKGFAHDVVALSAGVQRMVRSDLGAAGVMFTIDTESGFDQVVFITSSYGLGETVVQGAVNPDEFYVHKPMLQAGNKAVIRRNLGSKLVQMVFASAEEKAATGKLVKTVDVATEQRNRFSLSDADVEQLAHYALVIEQHYGRPMDIEWGKDGTDGLLYILQARPETVKSQSKGQAEQRFKLKGTGTVLAEGRAIGQKIGTGPVRLVSDIAEMDKVQPGDVLVTDMTDPNWEPVMKRASAIVTNRGGRTCHAAIIARELGIPAVVGCGDATSLLKDGTLVTVSCAEGDTGKIYDGLLETEVTEVQRGEMPKIGTKIMMNVGNPQLAFDFCQLPNDGVGLARLEFIINNNIGVHPKAILDYPAVDADLKKAVESVARGHASPRAFYVDKVAEGVATIAAAFWPKPVIVRLSDFKSNEYRKLIGGSRYEPEEENPMLGFRGAARYISADFGEAFAMECDAIKRVRGEMGLTNVQVMVPFVRTLGQADKVTQLLAKHGLKRGEADLKVIMMCEVPSNAVLADEFLQYFDGFSIGSNDLTQLTLGLDRDSGLELLAQDFDERDPAVLALLTRAIAACKAQGKYVGICGQGPSDHPDFAEWLAKEGISSISLNPDSVIATWQQLAR
- the ppsR gene encoding posphoenolpyruvate synthetase regulatory kinase/phosphorylase PpsR is translated as MHTRTVFFISDGTGITAETFGNAILAQFDMKPRHVRLPFIDTEDKAHQAVRQINHTADVEGKKPIVFTTLVNMGVLRVIQEGCKGMLLDMFGTFIRPLETELGTKSHHRVGRFSDVSLSKEYTDRIEAINFSLDHDDGQSHRDLAGADVILVGVSRSGKTPTSLYLAMQCGLKVANYPLIPEDFERRQLPPALEPHRKKIFGLTIQPERLSQIRNERRPNSKYAALENCRNEVSEAEAMMRRSGIRWLSTTTKSIEEIATTILQEVRPERLVY
- a CDS encoding GAF domain-containing protein, whose protein sequence is MLLDYDPDDLDVKISELLVATSDSADPELPAAVPEVLKLLRTRLGMDVAFVSQLTEDHRTIMAVDSAPDFAPIQAGLSDPVEESWCQRVVEGRFPERMEDAAPYIASGKAPDPGFPVGTHLSTPVRLSGGAVYGTLCCFSRGVRADADIDRLRYTANLLAARLAPGSAGA
- a CDS encoding VC_2705 family sodium/solute symporter, which produces MADAHQAAYGRRLRRILALYVAGVIAFLAIMAWAEQRGLSRHWIGPIFLFLSVMVYAAIGVYGRTTDADEYYVAGRRIPPVYNGMAAAADWMSAASFISLSGALYLQGFSGVPGQAGGLAYLLGWTGGFCLVALLIAPHLRAMNLYTIPEFFQVRFGGRWPRVIAALAAVLCSFTYVVAQIYGVGLIASRLTGVQFEIGIMLGLGGVLLCSFLGGMRAITWTQVAQYVMLLLAFLIPVSWLAYKQLGNPLAPLVYGTQIGKIAEMEARLLADPAEQQVVAAYQARAQELQARLQDVGAALEREREAARQRIRQLRDQNADVGLIVAASRELATMPRDEDAARERWAREMRDSEERARPLGGLPPHSQPYVGDPDGPPEAQRAYEDTRRNFLALMFCLMVGTAGLPHLLTRYYTVPSVAAARSSVAWSLFFIALLYLSAPALAVLVKFEVMSNLVGSPFDALPNWIGQWARVDAALLSVEDVNGDGIVQFGEIRFGADLIMLATPEIGGLPYVISGLVAAGGLAAALSTADGLLLTISNALVRDLYFHQTGRKASPEQRVILTKFTLLAVALSAAFVAALKRSEILPMVSASFSLAASAFVPAMVLGIFWRGATRQGAVAGMLCGLGVTVYYLLSHVDAVRAVVPAVLLADGLWFGIQPISAGVFGVPVGLLATWLVSLFNRAPGAGPSVHSRLPGM
- a CDS encoding DUF4212 domain-containing protein gives rise to the protein MPTRPTAVEEPGAGHPFPPDLHDARHLWLKAGLLLVWAAVSFGACYFARDLQVMVGDWPLGYWIASQGAVLVFIGIVAAYCAAMNHFERQDANAAADAGAGSPAPDAPRASAPGSPHG
- a CDS encoding TIGR03118 family protein yields the protein MKISKILWGAVPATALVLAGCGGSDSPPTVTSFTAKAVVSDGSIAGTQTDANLKNGWGIAFNPNGFVWITATATQKSTLYDGNGVPQTLVVTVPPAGSAPANPTGIIFSGTSSFPVTKNGVTGPSRFVFSSEDGSLSGWSPAADLANSIVTYRDSGGAVYKGLAVATRSGADFLYATDFRNNKVDVFDTSFQKVQLAGSFADPQLPANYAPYGIQTIGTRIYVTYAQQDANRRNAVSGAGLGALNAFNTDGTLAQRIVTPGATLNAPWGIAQAPGNFAGASSRLIVANEGDGTLQAFDPATGEWNGALAQKDGTTLQLDGVRGIAFGNGLNQQPLNTLFYVAGPNKGVNGAYGRVDVQP